From a region of the Kaistia sp. 32K genome:
- a CDS encoding response regulator transcription factor, with product MAQLLRLDYCVLPLVADGLRLVEVAMNGAPDLVITDISMPSASGIEATRRLRAAGATVPILFLSMHTEPAMVEEAFRAGAQGYVVKSMAGDDLLRAMRDVLRGGTYVSPSLWSRCARNEAAPKLTARQREVLDLLVSGFRSREIATKLNLSVRTVEAHRQALLSIFDVRNGIELVREAGRLRIGAAAEPFKRTWP from the coding sequence GTGGCGCAGCTGCTGCGTCTCGACTACTGCGTGCTGCCGCTCGTCGCGGACGGCCTGCGCCTGGTGGAGGTTGCCATGAATGGGGCTCCCGACCTCGTCATCACCGATATTTCCATGCCGTCAGCAAGCGGTATCGAGGCCACGCGCCGGCTGAGGGCCGCCGGCGCCACAGTTCCGATTCTGTTCCTGTCGATGCACACCGAGCCGGCCATGGTGGAGGAAGCGTTCAGGGCGGGTGCGCAAGGCTATGTCGTGAAGTCCATGGCGGGCGATGATCTGCTCCGCGCCATGCGGGATGTCCTGCGTGGCGGAACCTATGTCAGCCCATCCCTCTGGTCCAGGTGCGCCCGTAACGAAGCAGCGCCCAAGCTTACCGCTCGCCAGCGCGAGGTTCTGGATTTGCTCGTCTCCGGATTCCGTTCGCGTGAGATCGCCACGAAGCTCAACCTATCTGTTCGCACGGTGGAAGCGCACCGTCAGGCGCTGCTGAGCATCTTTGACGTCCGCAACGGCATCGAACTCGTCAGGGAGGCTGGCCGACTGCGCATTGGAGCGGCGGCGGAACCCTTCAAACGAACGTGGCCGTAG
- a CDS encoding MASE1 domain-containing protein yields the protein MNPTSELAAGRLAVSSAAGEGRPDHPVRSPAARFGRNPALFLAAAIVCYVTQTLALLIWFQPDKSSPIWLPGGLLLAALMLRPRRDWLALVAGTILGGWIGLLPLGRPFGYALAGYVLICPVIVMVARALTPARLALFASGRAFARFFLLAVVALPAYSGLVTAGILHMAGKRPSILTAWLSVAPSHAMSFLLVTPLALTLAGYRRPPHRSVQSIAVEASLLAIAILTVSVGLWSVVPNAPTTLPLLLFAPLPVLLLAALRFGALGSTVGLLLVATPAAALSVYQGSPFDGGQTNVHLMQIWLLSVGLLVYVLAILSDQQRRAQDDLAASQVRIHHLATRLLQEQETERARIARELHDGVNQHLALLAIQASRFTGAGAGEVGMADFRSLIATTSEEVRRLSHNLHPAIIEHTGLVPALQSLVDDVARAWTGKIHFVCDVASGRPDYATSLCLYRVAQEGLGNAVRHARAHAIVVRLTRSATSYQLSIKDDGEGFNLNAIGTAPGLGLISMQERVRLANGTLTIRTGLGEGTELWIEMPATA from the coding sequence GTGAACCCGACATCCGAACTCGCCGCAGGGCGGCTCGCCGTTTCGTCGGCGGCTGGCGAGGGGCGCCCGGATCATCCGGTCCGGTCTCCGGCGGCCCGTTTTGGCCGGAACCCTGCCTTGTTCCTGGCGGCGGCCATCGTCTGCTACGTGACGCAGACCCTCGCCCTGCTGATCTGGTTTCAGCCCGACAAGTCCAGCCCGATCTGGCTGCCCGGCGGGCTCCTGCTCGCGGCGTTGATGCTGCGGCCAAGGCGGGACTGGCTGGCGCTCGTGGCCGGCACGATCCTTGGCGGATGGATCGGCCTGCTGCCGCTTGGGCGGCCGTTCGGCTACGCGCTGGCCGGCTATGTCCTGATCTGCCCAGTCATCGTGATGGTCGCACGCGCCCTGACGCCGGCGCGGCTCGCGCTGTTCGCCAGCGGGCGCGCCTTTGCGCGCTTCTTCCTCCTCGCCGTGGTCGCCCTGCCGGCCTATTCCGGCCTGGTGACGGCCGGTATTCTCCATATGGCGGGAAAGCGGCCCAGCATCCTCACCGCCTGGCTGAGCGTGGCGCCGTCGCACGCCATGAGCTTCCTGCTCGTGACGCCGCTCGCGTTGACGCTTGCGGGATATCGGCGCCCGCCCCATCGCAGTGTGCAGTCCATTGCGGTGGAAGCCTCGCTACTCGCCATCGCCATCCTGACCGTGTCGGTCGGGCTCTGGTCGGTCGTTCCGAACGCGCCGACGACGCTTCCGCTCCTGCTGTTCGCGCCCCTTCCCGTGCTGCTGCTGGCGGCCCTGCGCTTCGGCGCGCTCGGATCGACGGTCGGTCTGCTCCTGGTGGCGACGCCGGCGGCGGCCCTGAGCGTCTATCAAGGCAGTCCGTTCGACGGCGGACAGACCAATGTCCACCTCATGCAGATCTGGTTGCTCAGCGTGGGTCTGCTGGTCTATGTCCTCGCCATCCTTTCGGATCAGCAGCGGAGGGCGCAGGACGATCTGGCGGCCAGCCAGGTGCGCATCCACCATCTGGCGACGCGGCTGCTGCAGGAACAGGAAACCGAGCGCGCCCGCATCGCGCGAGAGCTGCACGACGGCGTCAACCAGCACCTAGCCCTGCTGGCCATCCAGGCGAGCCGCTTCACCGGCGCCGGTGCGGGCGAAGTCGGGATGGCCGATTTCCGGTCCCTGATCGCGACGACCAGCGAGGAGGTCCGGCGCTTATCGCACAATCTCCATCCCGCCATCATCGAGCATACCGGGTTGGTCCCGGCGCTTCAGTCGCTCGTCGACGACGTGGCCAGGGCATGGACGGGTAAAATCCACTTCGTGTGTGACGTTGCGTCAGGCCGGCCCGACTATGCGACGTCGTTGTGCCTCTACCGGGTCGCACAGGAAGGGCTCGGCAATGCCGTTCGGCATGCCAGGGCACACGCGATTGTCGTGCGTCTGACCCGCAGCGCAACAAGCTACCAGCTTAGCATCAAGGACGACGGCGAAGGGTTCAATCTCAACGCCATCGGAACGGCACCGGGCCTGGGGCTGATCAGTATGCAAGAGCGTGTTCGACTGGCGAATGGTACCTTGACTATCCGAACAGGTCTGGGGGAAGGGACGGAACTTTGGATCGAGATGCCAGCGACAGCCTAG
- a CDS encoding DUF1254 domain-containing protein, which produces MARRALRDFLKSAVFGLVMTSAVGGAHAQPTLSPDETYALARDAYLYAYPIVSMDVTMRQATNVPDAQTINLRAPVNRFAHARAYPEAGEKDVVRFNFDTLYSFAWLDLAPEPIIVSVPDTQGRYYLLPMLDMWTDVFAVIGSRTTGTQAGDYAIVAPGWTGSLPDGMARIVAPTSAVWIIGRTKTDGPADYGNVHKVQDGYRLTPLSQWGKDPTAPAQASTDPTIDDKTPPVVQVDNLDGVAMLTRLADLLAKYPPHANDHPILLRLRALGIEPGKPFDPSKLDEQAISIINKAASETLQGLQAAWERSGKVVNGWTIQNDNIGTYGTSYLKRTLVAKGGLGANLPEDAVYPTAAFDGAGEPLTGENRYVLHFEKGKLPPADAFWSITMYDMDGFQVPNPVNRFAIGSYDELAFNDDGSLDIVVQADSPGKDKEANWLPAAKGRFQPSMRIYSPRAEVLDSSWSPPPFTRLN; this is translated from the coding sequence GTGGCTCGACGAGCTCTTCGTGACTTTCTCAAATCTGCGGTTTTCGGTCTCGTGATGACCTCGGCGGTCGGCGGCGCGCACGCCCAGCCGACCCTTTCTCCCGACGAGACCTATGCCCTCGCCAGGGATGCCTATCTCTACGCCTATCCGATCGTCTCCATGGACGTGACGATGCGGCAGGCGACGAATGTACCGGATGCGCAGACGATCAACTTGCGTGCCCCGGTCAACCGGTTCGCCCACGCGCGCGCCTATCCCGAGGCCGGCGAAAAGGATGTCGTCCGCTTCAACTTCGACACGCTCTACTCGTTTGCCTGGCTCGATCTGGCGCCCGAGCCCATCATCGTTTCTGTGCCGGATACCCAGGGGCGGTATTACCTGCTGCCCATGCTGGACATGTGGACGGACGTCTTTGCCGTGATCGGCAGCCGCACGACGGGCACACAGGCTGGCGACTACGCGATTGTCGCGCCGGGCTGGACGGGCAGTTTGCCGGACGGCATGGCCCGGATCGTCGCGCCGACCTCTGCGGTCTGGATCATCGGCCGGACCAAGACGGACGGTCCGGCGGATTATGGCAATGTCCACAAGGTGCAGGATGGCTACCGGCTAACGCCGTTGTCACAATGGGGCAAGGATCCCACCGCCCCCGCGCAGGCTTCCACCGACCCGACAATCGACGACAAGACGCCCCCGGTCGTTCAGGTCGACAATCTGGACGGCGTCGCGATGCTGACCCGGCTGGCCGATCTCCTGGCCAAGTACCCGCCGCATGCCAATGATCATCCGATCCTGTTACGGCTGCGGGCGCTCGGCATCGAGCCAGGCAAGCCCTTCGACCCGTCGAAGCTCGATGAGCAGGCAATCTCCATCATCAACAAGGCGGCCAGCGAGACGCTGCAGGGCCTGCAGGCGGCCTGGGAACGCAGCGGCAAGGTGGTCAACGGCTGGACCATCCAGAACGACAATATCGGGACCTATGGCACGTCCTATCTCAAGCGCACGCTCGTCGCGAAGGGCGGGTTGGGTGCCAACCTGCCGGAGGATGCCGTCTATCCGACCGCCGCCTTCGATGGCGCGGGCGAGCCGCTGACGGGCGAGAATCGTTACGTGCTGCACTTTGAAAAGGGCAAGTTGCCGCCGGCCGATGCCTTCTGGTCGATCACCATGTACGACATGGACGGCTTCCAGGTGCCCAATCCCGTCAATCGCTTTGCCATCGGCAGCTATGACGAACTCGCCTTCAATGACGATGGATCGCTCGACATCGTGGTGCAGGCGGACTCGCCCGGCAAGGACAAGGAGGCCAACTGGCTTCCTGCGGCCAAGGGACGGTTCCAGCCCAGCATGCGGATCTACTCACCGCGCGCGGAAGTGCTCGACAGCAGCTGGTCGCCGCCGCCGTTCACCAGGCTGAACTGA
- a CDS encoding DUF1254 domain-containing protein gives MRTLLALAAFAGLTLGGPAALAQPVSPEEARDIAREAFIYAYPLVLSGVTFDVGKNVEKPIGTSAPLNQFGHMREFPDVNFTIVVRPNADTLYSSLGYDVTREPLVISVPRSDGRYYLLPFLDMWSDIFTVPGTRTSGNGEQVFAIVGPDWEGTLPEGVTAYRSPTGLGLLIGRTQTNGKSDYEAVRKFQDGMQAVPLSAYGKPYTPPIGVVDPDQDMSAPPDQIDHMDAATFFAKFAELMKDNPPHANDHPMLDRMKRIGIEPGKSFDLASAPEAIQEALKAAPGVALPQIKNAWATAGVMANGWRTNVTAIGTYGTDYLHRAGVAYGGYGANVIEDALYPTAFADSEGKPFSSENRYVLHFARDQIPPVRGFWSLTMYDERQLFAPNPIDRYAIGDRDPLVFNEDGSLDLYVQAASPGPDKEANWLPAPKSGAFTMNLRLYWPKAEATNGSWAPPPVQRVN, from the coding sequence ATGAGGACGTTGCTCGCTCTCGCGGCATTCGCGGGATTGACTCTTGGAGGGCCGGCAGCGCTTGCGCAGCCGGTCTCGCCCGAGGAGGCACGGGATATCGCGCGGGAGGCATTCATCTATGCCTATCCGCTGGTGCTTTCGGGGGTGACCTTCGATGTCGGCAAGAATGTCGAAAAGCCGATAGGAACAAGCGCGCCGCTGAACCAGTTCGGCCATATGCGCGAATTCCCGGATGTCAACTTCACCATTGTCGTCCGGCCGAATGCCGACACCCTGTATTCGTCCCTCGGCTATGACGTTACCCGGGAACCCCTCGTCATCAGCGTTCCGCGATCCGACGGACGCTACTACCTGCTGCCGTTCCTCGACATGTGGAGCGATATCTTCACCGTTCCCGGCACACGCACCAGCGGCAATGGCGAGCAGGTCTTCGCGATTGTCGGCCCCGACTGGGAGGGAACCCTGCCCGAGGGCGTGACGGCATACCGGAGCCCGACGGGTCTGGGGCTCCTGATCGGGCGGACGCAGACCAACGGCAAGTCCGACTACGAGGCTGTCCGCAAGTTCCAGGACGGCATGCAGGCCGTTCCCCTGTCCGCCTACGGCAAGCCCTACACGCCGCCGATCGGAGTTGTCGACCCCGATCAGGACATGAGTGCGCCGCCAGATCAGATCGACCACATGGACGCGGCGACGTTCTTCGCCAAGTTCGCCGAGTTGATGAAGGACAATCCCCCGCACGCCAACGATCACCCCATGCTGGACCGGATGAAGCGCATCGGCATCGAGCCCGGCAAGAGCTTTGATCTCGCATCGGCCCCGGAAGCCATCCAGGAGGCACTCAAGGCAGCTCCCGGCGTGGCGCTGCCGCAGATCAAGAACGCGTGGGCCACGGCCGGGGTGATGGCGAATGGCTGGCGGACCAACGTGACCGCCATCGGCACCTATGGCACGGACTATCTGCATCGTGCCGGTGTGGCTTATGGCGGCTATGGCGCCAACGTCATCGAGGACGCCCTCTATCCGACGGCGTTCGCCGACTCGGAGGGCAAGCCGTTCAGTAGCGAGAACCGCTATGTCCTGCATTTCGCCCGGGATCAGATACCGCCCGTGCGCGGCTTCTGGTCATTGACCATGTATGACGAGCGCCAGCTCTTTGCGCCCAATCCGATCGACCGCTACGCCATTGGCGACCGCGACCCGCTCGTCTTCAACGAGGATGGCTCCCTCGATCTCTATGTGCAGGCGGCTTCGCCCGGCCCCGACAAGGAAGCCAATTGGCTGCCGGCCCCGAAGAGCGGTGCGTTCACCATGAACCTGCGCCTGTATTGGCCCAAGGCCGAGGCGACCAATGGTTCGTGGGCGCCTCCGCCTGTCCAGCGCGTGAACTGA
- a CDS encoding phosphatase PAP2 family protein, with product MSRLAVLRVAGAGLALLTSAWPTSAQVRDGVPELMPGVPAGYLLEDEKLDSVALLPAPPGSGSESGALDQQMHNRAAALRGTPRWELAKRDASLAPDDAVGAFACAVGIEISRTGTPRLYQMLQRVMVDAGTSADGAKRRYQALRPFVVNGETMCTPEEDAELRADGSYPSGHTALGWGAALALVEVAPDRANQIIARGRSFGESRMICNVHWQSDILAGRFMAGATVAKIHSNPHFREDMAIARQEYLRARDDEVKPSRDCNAESSALAIRLPGAL from the coding sequence ATGAGCAGACTTGCAGTTCTTCGGGTTGCTGGCGCGGGTTTGGCACTGCTGACCAGCGCATGGCCCACCTCCGCCCAGGTCAGGGACGGCGTGCCGGAACTGATGCCGGGTGTGCCTGCGGGCTACCTCTTGGAGGATGAGAAACTCGATAGCGTGGCTCTGCTGCCAGCGCCGCCGGGATCCGGTTCGGAATCAGGCGCGCTTGACCAGCAGATGCACAATCGGGCGGCTGCCCTGCGCGGGACGCCGCGCTGGGAACTGGCGAAAAGAGACGCGAGCCTCGCGCCAGACGACGCCGTTGGCGCCTTTGCGTGCGCTGTCGGTATCGAAATTTCCAGAACAGGAACGCCCCGGCTCTATCAGATGCTTCAACGGGTCATGGTTGATGCCGGCACGTCGGCGGATGGAGCCAAGCGTCGCTACCAGGCCCTGAGGCCGTTCGTCGTCAATGGCGAGACCATGTGCACGCCTGAGGAAGACGCCGAGCTCCGCGCCGACGGGTCCTATCCCTCCGGGCACACGGCCTTGGGGTGGGGAGCAGCCCTCGCTTTGGTGGAGGTGGCGCCGGACCGCGCCAATCAAATCATTGCTCGGGGCCGGTCGTTCGGCGAAAGCCGAATGATCTGCAATGTCCATTGGCAAAGCGACATTCTGGCAGGCCGCTTCATGGCAGGAGCGACGGTCGCGAAGATCCATTCCAATCCCCACTTTCGCGAGGACATGGCCATAGCCCGGCAGGAATATCTGAGGGCCCGTGACGACGAAGTGAAACCGTCACGTGACTGCAACGCCGAGAGTTCGGCATTGGCGATCCGGCTGCCAGGCGCGCTGTAG